The Agromyces sp. LHK192 genome includes a window with the following:
- a CDS encoding sensor histidine kinase has product MTSTLRAWWEAPAATPPPPRRVWRDWVLVSLAPVLAVVEAATRTDVPWRWAWALVLAGLAPTLLWRRVRPFTMLAIAFAAGTAMSVVVGAESEFITTAYFLVLAYAVMRWGSGRAMFGGAALMTVGILVSIPFGETTAGSLVGAVAVVATTLALGVVFRLRATGRARELDRVRLLEREQLARDLHDTVAHHVSAIAIQAQAGTALAEQRPDAAAEALRRIEGEASKTLDELRAMVRVLRADEAALAPVPGLEELRALDVAGEVPRVSVVVEDGASALPSATGAALFRIAQEAVTNARRHARGATRVDVRVGVDADRVHLEVRDDGRDDGRGEWRGDVPPRGPDALPGDGPAGARVAGAAPRGYGLAGMRERAALLGGVCRAGPSPDGGWIVAAELPRAGW; this is encoded by the coding sequence ATGACGAGCACGCTGCGCGCCTGGTGGGAGGCGCCGGCCGCGACACCGCCGCCGCCGCGACGGGTCTGGCGCGACTGGGTGCTGGTCTCCCTTGCGCCCGTGCTCGCCGTCGTCGAGGCGGCGACGCGCACCGACGTGCCGTGGCGCTGGGCGTGGGCGCTGGTGCTCGCGGGCCTCGCGCCGACCCTGCTGTGGCGTCGCGTGCGGCCATTCACGATGCTGGCGATCGCCTTCGCCGCGGGCACGGCGATGAGCGTCGTGGTCGGCGCGGAGTCGGAGTTCATCACCACCGCGTACTTCCTGGTACTCGCATACGCGGTCATGCGCTGGGGCTCCGGCCGGGCGATGTTCGGCGGCGCGGCGCTCATGACGGTCGGCATCCTCGTGTCGATCCCGTTCGGCGAGACGACGGCGGGCAGCCTCGTCGGCGCGGTCGCCGTGGTCGCGACGACCCTCGCGCTCGGGGTCGTGTTCCGGCTCCGCGCGACCGGCAGGGCCCGCGAGCTCGACCGCGTGCGCCTGCTCGAGCGCGAGCAGCTCGCCCGCGACCTGCACGACACCGTGGCCCACCACGTCTCGGCGATCGCGATCCAGGCCCAGGCGGGCACGGCGCTCGCGGAACAGCGACCGGATGCCGCCGCCGAGGCGCTCCGCCGCATCGAGGGCGAAGCGTCGAAGACGCTCGACGAGCTCCGCGCGATGGTGCGCGTGCTGCGCGCCGACGAGGCCGCCCTCGCGCCGGTGCCCGGGCTCGAGGAGTTGCGGGCGCTCGACGTCGCGGGCGAGGTGCCACGGGTCTCCGTCGTGGTCGAGGACGGGGCATCCGCCCTGCCGTCGGCGACCGGTGCCGCCCTGTTCCGCATCGCGCAGGAGGCGGTGACCAACGCGCGCCGGCACGCGCGCGGGGCGACCCGCGTCGACGTCCGCGTCGGGGTCGACGCCGACCGCGTGCACCTCGAGGTGCGCGACGACGGGCGCGACGACGGTCGCGGCGAGTGGCGCGGCGACGTGCCGCCCCGAGGGCCGGACGCGCTGCCGGGTGACGGGCCGGCCGGCGCGCGCGTGGCCGGCGCGGCGCCACGGGGGTACGGGCTCGCCGGCATGCGCGAACGCGCAGCCCTCCTCGGCGGCGTCTGCAGGGCCGGCCCGTCGCCGGACGGCGGCTGGATCGTCGCCGCCGAGCTCCCGAGGGCGGGATGGTGA
- a CDS encoding DUF2306 domain-containing protein encodes MTESSRRSPAEWMVPAGLLVLSVIPILGGAMRVSELSTGAVITEENARFFHSPVPVLVHIVGSTVYLVLGALQFAPALRRRRWHRISGRIVLPMGLASALSALWMTVFYVIPPPAGPALAVMRLVVGVAMTAALITAFLAIRRGDVGTHRAWMIRAYAIGMGAGTQVLTVAPYAIITGRAPDTGMHAVLMGAGWAINLVIAEIAIRRGASRPRPAAANPPVGASAVRPIR; translated from the coding sequence ATGACCGAATCCTCCCGTCGCAGCCCGGCCGAATGGATGGTGCCGGCCGGGCTCCTCGTGCTGAGCGTGATCCCCATCCTCGGCGGTGCGATGCGCGTCTCCGAGCTCTCGACCGGCGCCGTCATCACCGAGGAGAACGCCCGCTTCTTCCATTCGCCGGTGCCGGTGCTCGTGCACATCGTCGGCTCCACGGTGTACCTCGTGCTCGGCGCACTGCAGTTCGCCCCGGCGCTGCGGCGGCGCCGCTGGCACCGCATCTCGGGCCGCATCGTGCTGCCGATGGGTCTCGCCTCGGCGCTGTCGGCGCTCTGGATGACCGTCTTCTACGTGATCCCGCCGCCCGCGGGCCCGGCGCTCGCGGTGATGCGGCTCGTAGTCGGGGTGGCGATGACCGCGGCGCTGATCACGGCGTTCCTCGCGATCCGGCGCGGAGACGTGGGCACCCACCGGGCGTGGATGATCCGGGCGTACGCGATCGGCATGGGCGCAGGCACCCAGGTGCTCACCGTCGCGCCGTACGCGATCATCACCGGGCGGGCGCCCGACACCGGCATGCACGCCGTGCTCATGGGCGCCGGGTGGGCGATCAACCTCGTCATCGCCGAGATCGCGATCCGTCGCGGGGCGAGCCGCCCGCGCCCGGCGGCGGCGAACCCGCCCGTGGGCGCCTCGGCCGTCCGGCCGATCCGGTGA
- a CDS encoding GNAT family N-acetyltransferase yields the protein MTATLDIQPGDLNDERVLRLLADHLQDMFATSPAESVHALDVSGLSVPEITFWTVAHEGEIVGCVALKELDPGHGELKSMRTDASVRGRGLGAGLLEHVLAEAIRRDYRRVSLETGTEDFFAPARALYAKYGFVETGPFASYALDPNSVFMTIELDGR from the coding sequence GTGACCGCAACCCTCGACATCCAGCCGGGCGACCTGAACGACGAGCGCGTGCTGCGACTGCTCGCCGACCACCTCCAGGACATGTTCGCGACCTCGCCCGCCGAGAGCGTGCACGCCCTCGACGTCTCCGGCCTGTCGGTGCCCGAGATCACGTTCTGGACGGTCGCGCACGAGGGCGAGATCGTCGGATGCGTCGCGCTGAAGGAGCTCGACCCCGGGCACGGCGAGCTCAAGTCGATGCGCACGGATGCCTCGGTGCGCGGCCGCGGGCTCGGCGCCGGGCTGCTCGAGCACGTGCTCGCCGAGGCGATCCGCCGCGACTACCGTCGGGTCAGCCTCGAGACCGGCACCGAGGACTTCTTCGCCCCGGCCCGCGCGCTGTACGCCAAGTACGGCTTCGTCGAGACCGGCCCGTTCGCGTCGTACGCGCTCGACCCGAACAGCGTCTTCATGACCATCGAGCTCGACGGGCGCTGA